GAGGCCCGCTCCAGCAGGGCTCGGGCGATGGGGTGCTCGCTCCACCGTTCCACCCCTGCCGCCAGCTGCAGCACTTCACGCTCCGTCGCGCCACCCAACGGGATGACGTCGGTCACCCGTGCCCGGCCTTGCGTCAGGGTGCCCGTCTTGTCGAAGGCGACCACGCGGATGCGGTTCAACCGTTCCAGGTGGACGCCGCCTTTGATGAGAACGCCCTCGCGTCCCGCACGGGCGATGGCGGCGGCGGTGGCTACCGGCGTCGACATCACCAGCGCGCACGGCGCGGCCGCGACGAGCAGCACCACGGCTCTGTGGGCCCAGGTGGCAACGTGGCCGTCAAACAGCGGACAAACGACGAGCAGAAAAGCAGCCGCCGCCAGCACCCCGGGACTGTAACGGCGCCCGAACCGGTCGATCCACCGCTGCGAGTGGGATTTGACCTCCTGTGCCTCCTGTACCAGGTGGATCATGCGGGAGAGGGTGTTGCTCTCGTAGTCAGCGATGACCCTGGCAGCGAGCGCTCCCGTGGTGTTGATGGTGCCCGCGAACAGCTTCGACCCCGGCCCCTTGTCAACGGGCATGGACTCTCCCGTTACGGCCGACTCGTCGAGGCTCGAGCGGCCTTTGAGGATGACGGCGTCGGTGGGCACCCGCTCGCCCGGCCGGATCACGATGAGATCGCCGGGCGTCAGGTCGGCTGCGGCCACCACCTCTTCTTGACCGCCCGCCAGCCGGTGTGCCGTGGGCGGTGCCAGGTTCAGCAGGGCCCGGATGGCGGTGCGGGTGCGTGCGTACGTGTACTCCTCAAGGGCTTCGGCAGTGGCGTAGAT
The Bacillota bacterium genome window above contains:
- a CDS encoding heavy metal translocating P-type ATPase: MPELRFSPTAQLPETHAARGAQAVGHAREGGDEGFEGPWYAYPAMSNAGAAALILAVAWGLKRLQSPSWLSALLYLAGILVGARYWAREGWEVLRKERVIGIEALMGFAALGAVLLGQWEEAGLLAVIYATAEALEEYTYARTRTAIRALLNLAPPTAHRLAGGQEEVVAAADLTPGDLIVIRPGERVPTDAVILKGRSSLDESAVTGESMPVDKGPGSKLFAGTINTTGALAARVIADYESNTLSRMIHLVQEAQEVKSHSQRWIDRFGRRYSPGVLAAAAFLLVVCPLFDGHVATWAHRAVVLLVAAAPCALVMSTPVATAAAIARAGREGVLIKGGVHLERLNRIRVVAFDKTGTLTQGRARVTDVIPLGGATEREVLQLAAGVERWSEHPIARALLERASDSGLQVPDTTGFQALVGAGARALFKGEELLVGTAGLLEQHGVCLESGLNGQIERLEREGKTVIVVG